One segment of Pogoniulus pusillus isolate bPogPus1 chromosome 26, bPogPus1.pri, whole genome shotgun sequence DNA contains the following:
- the MAB21L4 gene encoding LOW QUALITY PROTEIN: protein mab-21-like 4 (The sequence of the model RefSeq protein was modified relative to this genomic sequence to represent the inferred CDS: inserted 3 bases in 2 codons; deleted 1 base in 1 codon; substituted 1 base at 1 genomic stop codon), translating to MVASTSHWHSCLGVIVFCENQRLKNFXANLLEDVCVREPCFLIDYVRNLEALELSLCASKDAASMEVTLQIAGDAQCILPCQSRGNPARHHLGLGPCSVEMFSPGTDLEDXTSTVGVMEQGGGAGCLAPVKVLQHLKELLVSAIMSCQHCFLLQPGAYIGMALPQPGAASSTTGEPSLVVVPVQHQDWQDNAMEISVMIHSSWNSVHFDIIPVVKRCQEXFFEGSLGKATEEAHFFAGSPHCRRWVAWLHAE from the exons ATGGTAGCCAGCACTTcccactggcacagctgcctcgGGGTGATTGTGTTTTGTGAGAACCAGCGGCTGAAGAATT CTGCCAACCTGCTGGAGGATGTCTGTGTCAGGGAGCCCTGCTTCCTCATAGACTATGTCAGGAACCTGGAAGCCTTAGAGTTGTCTCTCTGTGCCTCCAAAGATGCTGCTTCCATGGAGGTCACCCTGCAGATtgctggtgatgcccagtgtATACTGCCCTGTCAGTCCAGGGGCAACCCGGCCCGACACCACCTAGGGCTAGGACCTTGTTCTGTGGAAATGTTCTCACCAGGCACTGACTTGGAGGACTAGACCAGCACAGTT GGTGTGATGGAGCAAGGAGGTGGTGCAGGGTGCCTGGCTCCAGTCAAAGTTCTCCAGCACCTGAAAGAGCTCCTTGTTTCAGCCATCATGAGCTGCCAACACTGCTTCCTGCTCCAGCCAGGTGCATACATTGGCATGGCACttccccagccaggagctgcctccagcacaaCCGGGGAACCCAGTTTGGTGGTGGTTCCTGTGCAA CACCAAGACTGGCAGGACAACGCCATGGAGATCTCTGTGATGATCCACAGCAGCTGGAATTCTGTTCACTTTGACATTATCCCTGTGGTGAAAAGGTGTCAGGA CTTCTTTGAAGGTAGCCTTGGGAAGGCCACAGAAGAGGCCCACTTCTTCGCTGGCTCTCCCcattgcaggaggtgggtggcTTGGCTGCATGCAGAGTGA